One uncultured Caproiciproducens sp. DNA segment encodes these proteins:
- a CDS encoding electron transfer flavoprotein subunit beta/FixA family protein has protein sequence MNILVCVKQVPDTNEIKIDPVTNTLVRDGVPSIVNPFDGYALEAAARMKDDAPDTKIVVLSMGPQQAENALRECLAIAADKAYLVTDRIFGGSDTLATSYILSKAIAKTEELEGVKFDAIFCGKQAIDGDTAQVGPEIAEHLGYPQVTYALEVKSVADGLHVYREAEDGKEVIGVQTPCLVTFTKPSFDPRFPTIKRKMAARKAEITHLTAAELTNIDPAHAGLKGSPTKVKRTYVPPRKEAGFVVKEETTEASAQKLYELLSKAHVI, from the coding sequence ATGAACATTCTTGTATGTGTCAAGCAGGTACCGGACACAAATGAAATTAAGATCGATCCGGTAACCAACACCCTGGTGCGCGACGGTGTGCCAAGTATTGTTAACCCATTTGACGGCTACGCACTGGAAGCGGCGGCACGTATGAAAGACGATGCGCCGGACACAAAGATTGTGGTTCTTTCCATGGGCCCGCAGCAGGCGGAGAACGCACTGCGGGAATGCCTTGCCATTGCGGCTGACAAAGCTTATTTGGTGACAGACCGCATATTCGGCGGTTCTGATACACTGGCTACTAGCTATATTCTAAGCAAGGCAATCGCGAAAACAGAAGAACTTGAAGGCGTTAAATTTGATGCCATCTTCTGCGGCAAGCAGGCGATTGACGGTGATACCGCTCAGGTTGGCCCGGAAATTGCAGAACACTTGGGCTACCCGCAGGTGACCTACGCACTGGAAGTAAAATCGGTAGCCGACGGTCTTCATGTCTACCGCGAAGCGGAAGACGGCAAGGAAGTCATTGGCGTTCAGACGCCCTGCTTGGTAACCTTCACAAAACCTTCGTTTGATCCCCGTTTCCCTACCATCAAACGCAAAATGGCGGCACGCAAAGCAGAGATTACTCATCTTACCGCAGCGGAACTGACGAACATCGACCCGGCGCATGCCGGACTAAAGGGTTCGCCCACCAAAGTAAAACGCACGTATGTGCCGCCGCGTAAAGAAGCCGGCTTTGTGGTCAAAGAAGAAACCACCGAAGCGTCCGCTCAGAAGCTGTATGAGTTGCTGAGCAAAGCGCACGTGATTTGA
- a CDS encoding FadR/GntR family transcriptional regulator translates to MDATAKKSEKTYERVINYVKDEIWRGNLKRGERLPSERDLAELLGVSRNSVREAMRTLSLMGFISSVHGGGNFITCDLEQNLSETLRIMMMMGETNYLQVSQLRRGLESETARLAASRILPRQTAKLADLVNQMREEPDDEKGSLLDQKFHTLLCEVAGNKLIYALFMAMLSTINDFISIMYGRIVQDDTQAEQLYLAHEKLVDALSRNDEDDAVRAIQYHFEVVDASIKRS, encoded by the coding sequence ATGGATGCAACAGCGAAGAAAAGTGAAAAAACCTATGAGCGGGTGATCAACTATGTTAAGGACGAGATTTGGCGTGGAAACCTCAAACGCGGAGAGCGCCTGCCTTCAGAGCGGGATCTGGCTGAACTGCTAGGAGTAAGCCGCAACTCCGTCCGCGAGGCGATGCGTACTCTGAGTCTGATGGGTTTCATCTCCAGCGTACACGGCGGAGGTAATTTTATAACGTGCGATCTTGAACAGAATCTGAGTGAAACGCTCCGAATCATGATGATGATGGGTGAAACCAACTACCTGCAGGTTAGCCAACTGCGCAGGGGGCTGGAATCCGAAACGGCACGACTGGCTGCCAGTCGCATTCTGCCCCGGCAAACGGCCAAACTGGCGGATCTGGTAAACCAGATGCGTGAAGAGCCGGACGACGAAAAAGGTTCCCTGCTCGACCAAAAATTTCACACGCTTCTCTGTGAAGTCGCCGGCAACAAGCTGATCTATGCGCTTTTCATGGCGATGCTTTCGACCATCAACGATTTCATCAGCATCATGTACGGGCGCATTGTTCAGGATGACACGCAAGCGGAGCAGTTATATCTTGCACATGAAAAGTTGGTGGATGCCTTGAGCCGCAACGATGAAGATGACGCGGTTCGCGCTATCCAATACCATTTTGAAGTCGTAGACGCTTCGATCAAACGCTCGTAA
- a CDS encoding acyl-CoA dehydrogenase, whose amino-acid sequence MDFKFTSEEQDILDMLHDFCVKSVAPLAAEIDEQERFPEQTWHQLAEMGMMGMAYPEEVGGAGMSYLSYIAAVEEIAKHCAATSTMFSAHSSLCAWPIFAFGTEEQKQKYLPGLCSGEKLGAFALTEPGAGTDAAMQRTVAEDKGDCWLLNGSKIFITNAGFASVFVIFAMTDKSLGTKGISAFVVESGTPGFRIGSHEKKMGIRGSSTCELIFEDCKIPKENLLGEIGKGFKVAMMTLDGGRIGIAAQAVGVAQGCIDQTIPYITQRVQFGKRISQFQNTQFEMANMQTHVDAARLLTYRAAQAKQDSDQYAHLAAMAKLFASETASDVTRRCLQLVGGYGYTREYPFERMMRDAKITEIYEGTSEVQRMVISGWMGVK is encoded by the coding sequence ATGGATTTTAAATTTACCAGTGAAGAACAGGATATCCTGGATATGCTGCATGATTTCTGCGTAAAATCGGTTGCGCCGCTGGCCGCGGAGATTGACGAGCAGGAGCGGTTCCCTGAGCAAACATGGCACCAGCTTGCCGAGATGGGCATGATGGGCATGGCCTACCCGGAAGAAGTGGGCGGCGCCGGCATGAGCTACCTTTCCTATATTGCAGCGGTTGAAGAAATCGCGAAGCACTGCGCAGCCACCAGCACCATGTTTTCCGCGCACTCCTCCCTGTGCGCCTGGCCAATCTTCGCCTTCGGCACGGAGGAGCAGAAACAAAAGTATCTGCCCGGCCTGTGCTCCGGCGAAAAACTGGGTGCCTTTGCTTTGACCGAACCCGGCGCTGGGACCGACGCCGCCATGCAGCGTACGGTTGCCGAGGACAAGGGTGATTGCTGGCTTCTCAACGGCTCCAAAATTTTCATCACCAATGCCGGCTTTGCGTCCGTCTTTGTTATCTTCGCCATGACGGATAAGAGTCTGGGAACCAAAGGCATCTCTGCTTTTGTTGTTGAGTCGGGCACCCCCGGCTTTCGCATCGGTTCGCATGAAAAGAAAATGGGAATCCGCGGTTCTTCCACTTGCGAGCTGATTTTTGAAGACTGCAAAATCCCGAAGGAGAACCTGCTGGGCGAAATTGGCAAGGGCTTCAAAGTTGCCATGATGACACTGGACGGCGGCCGCATCGGCATCGCCGCACAGGCTGTTGGCGTTGCTCAGGGATGCATTGATCAGACCATCCCCTATATTACCCAGCGTGTGCAGTTTGGCAAACGCATCAGCCAGTTCCAAAACACACAGTTTGAAATGGCCAATATGCAGACGCATGTTGACGCGGCTCGTTTGTTAACATACCGCGCGGCGCAGGCCAAACAGGACAGCGATCAATATGCCCACCTTGCCGCAATGGCAAAGCTTTTTGCTTCCGAAACCGCCAGCGACGTGACCCGCCGGTGCCTACAGCTGGTCGGCGGCTATGGTTACACCCGTGAATATCCGTTTGAGCGCATGATGCGCGACGCAAAAATCACCGAGATCTATGAAGGAACCAGCGAAGTGCAGCGCATGGTCATCTCGGGCTGGATGGGTGTAAAATAA
- a CDS encoding electron transfer flavoprotein subunit alpha/FixB family protein has product MEIKTKDLWVLLETKEDGTAKNVGIELLNPGRRLADKQGGKLVSVVIGYHTDAAVKEASTHGADQVIVIDSEEFQRYTTDAYTAALAHVLEKYAPTSMLIGATPNGRDLGPRLSCRLGTGLTADCTALDIDEASGNIAWTRPAFGGNLMAVILCPDHRPQLGTVRPGVFKKPDACEDKAEVIREEFHVSADQIRTTLLETICEAAGEIVDLEGADIIVSGGRGVGGAEGFKVIRELADALGATVGASRAAVDEGWITHSHQVGQTGKTVGPKLYIACGISGAIQHLAGMSSSDVIVAINKDFDAPIFGIADYGFVGNLFEIVPALTAEIKKAKA; this is encoded by the coding sequence ATGGAAATCAAAACCAAGGATCTTTGGGTGTTGTTGGAAACCAAAGAGGATGGCACTGCTAAAAATGTTGGAATTGAATTACTGAACCCCGGACGTCGCCTGGCCGACAAGCAGGGCGGCAAGTTGGTGTCCGTTGTCATCGGCTACCACACAGATGCAGCCGTAAAAGAAGCAAGCACGCACGGAGCAGATCAGGTGATTGTGATAGACAGCGAAGAATTCCAGCGATACACTACGGACGCTTATACCGCCGCACTGGCACACGTGCTTGAAAAATACGCGCCTACGAGCATGCTGATCGGCGCTACCCCGAATGGCCGTGACCTCGGGCCGCGTCTGTCCTGCCGTCTTGGCACCGGCTTGACCGCTGACTGCACCGCGTTGGACATTGACGAAGCCAGCGGTAACATCGCATGGACCCGCCCGGCATTCGGCGGCAACCTAATGGCGGTTATTCTTTGCCCGGACCATCGTCCGCAGCTTGGTACGGTGCGTCCAGGCGTCTTTAAGAAACCCGACGCCTGTGAAGACAAGGCAGAGGTCATACGCGAGGAATTTCATGTTTCCGCGGATCAGATCCGTACCACCCTGCTTGAAACCATCTGCGAGGCCGCAGGCGAGATCGTTGACCTCGAAGGCGCGGACATCATCGTCTCAGGCGGCCGCGGTGTCGGCGGAGCGGAAGGCTTTAAGGTCATCCGTGAGTTAGCGGACGCGCTGGGCGCTACCGTCGGCGCGTCCCGTGCAGCGGTAGACGAGGGCTGGATTACCCATTCCCATCAGGTTGGTCAGACCGGCAAGACTGTTGGGCCGAAGCTGTACATCGCCTGCGGCATTTCGGGTGCTATCCAGCATCTGGCCGGCATGAGCTCGTCCGATGTGATCGTGGCAATCAACAAGGATTTTGATGCCCCGATTTTCGGTATTGCGGACTATGGTTTTGTGGGTAATCTCTTTGAGATCGTCCCGGCACTGACCGCTGAAATAAAAAAAGCAAAAGCATAA